One region of Zingiber officinale cultivar Zhangliang chromosome 7B, Zo_v1.1, whole genome shotgun sequence genomic DNA includes:
- the LOC122005677 gene encoding peroxidase P7-like, which produces MAVTFPRRALAVCLLALLAGCSTVAGQLSSTFYKKKCSNLESIVLSAMTQAVNNEPRMGASILRLFFHDCFVNGCDGSILLDDNTTFTGEKNAGPNANSVRGYDVVDTIKANVEAACNATVSCADILALAARDGVVLLGGPTWTVKLGRRDATTASQSAANSNLPGPGSSLAQLRTFFANKNLNARDLTALSGAHTIGQARCVNFRSHIYNDANINATFAAQLQQSCPSSGGDDTLAPLDLQTPTAFDNAYYQNLVAQKGLLHSDQELFNGVSQEALVRRYSTGAAAFNADFAGAMVKMGNISPLTGSNGEIRLNCRKVN; this is translated from the exons ATGGCAGTAACATTCCCTCGGAGAGCACTCGCGGTCTGCCTCCTTGCTCTGCTTGCTGGCTGCTCAACCGTCGCCGGGCAGCTGTCTTCGACGTTCTATAAGAAAAAATGCTCCAACTTGGAAAGCATCGTCCTGTCGGCCATGACTCAGGCCGTAAACAACGAGCCAAGGATGGGAGCTTCCATCCTCCGCCTCTTCTTCCATGATTGCTTCGTCAAC ggATGCGACGGATCGATCCTTCTCGACGACAACACAACATTCACAGGAGAAAAGAACGCCGGACCCAACGCCAACTCTGTGCGCGGCTACGATGTCGTGGACACCATCAAAGCCAACGTCGAAGCCGCCTGCAATGCCACCGTCTCCTGTGCCGACATCCTCGCGCTCGCTGCCCGCGACGGCGTAGttctg CTTGGAGGACCGACTTGGACGGTGAAGCTGGGCCGCCGGGACGCGACGACGGCGAGCCAAAGCGCGGCGAACAGCAACCTCCCTGGCCCGGGATCCAGCCTCGCCCAGCTCAGGACCTTCTTCGCCAACAAGAATCTAAACGCCCGTGACCTCACCGCACTCTCTGGCGCGCACACTATCGGCCAAGCGCGTTGCGTCAACTTCCGGTCCCACATCTACAACGACGCCAACATCAACGCCACATTCGCGGCGCAGCTCCAGCAGAGCTGCCCCTCCTCCGGCGGCGACGACACTCTGGCGCCGCTCGACCTCCAGACGCCGACGGCTTTCGACAATGCGTACTACCAGAACCTAGTGGCGCAGAAGGGGCTGCTGCACTCCGACCAGGAGCTCTTCAACGGCGTGTCTCAGGAGGCGCTGGTCCGACGCTACAGCACCGGCGCGGCAGCCTTCAACGCGGACTTCGCGGGTGCTATGGTTAAGATGGGAAACATCAGCCCGCTGACGGGGAGCAACGGCGAGATCAGATTGAACTGCAGGAAGGTCAACTGA